The Elaeis guineensis isolate ETL-2024a chromosome 12, EG11, whole genome shotgun sequence sequence GCCTCTTGGGTcatcgtcggagagaaaacacggcgagaatccaactgtgcccgcggctcttcttcgggaaaatcggagagaaaaagaggggaaaagagtcgatggatcgattctaaagagagggggtcttcttataggaactcctaggactccgaggggtcttaggagttcgattcttgctcggatttagccggagaaggagactcctatcgggagtcttcttcccggttctgaattcctctgttttctgtttttttttttttttcgttttgggctttgatctctgctgggctgaaacgggttttgggctataacagttaCTGTTCAAGATATTTGGTTTCATTGACCATTGCTTTCAGATATACCACAAATCATGTCAGGTCATAAATGGTAAGATTTTTGTGGTATGGAAAATTCTACTATACATGTTTTAAGGAACTATACAGTAGATCAGACATGGTAAATCACTACGACAATCTCCAAATGGTATCACATGGAATCAAGCAATTAAAAAACAAAAATAGGTGGAAAAATGTAGAACGTAAGATGCCCATAGTATCTAAATAAACAATTCGCTTACTTCAAAGACATATCAACAGACAGTGTCTCTTCCAATGCGTTTTTTTGAGATCTAACTATGTTGTCCCTTGCAACAATCTTTAAAAGAGTATCTAGTCCTCTCTCAGCTGAAGATACACGTGAAATCAAAGCTTGCCTCTTTAAGAGTTCTTCGATGAGAAAGTATGAATGATCGGTAAAATTGCATTCCTCTGATCCGATGTAAGACTTTCTAGGAGATCCAGTATTGCAAACACTATCAGAAATCTTCAAATCTGCTGTTGCTGATGAAGCTAAAGATTTCTTGAACATGTCCTTCGGTATGGAAATCAAATTATGTGATTCCAAATGCAACATCAGCCTGTCCATATACATATTTAGTCCATCATTATCCGTGTTGGTAAGGTTGTCAATATCCAGCTCAACAGTTGCCGTCAAAAGAGAAGTAATATGTGCAGCTTCTAATGGGTGAGTTTGAAGTAAATGTTCTAAAATCAAGTCTCTTCCCTTCGAAAGAGTTGCAGAAGAAATATGTACAAGGCCCTGCATTTTAAAATCAAGGAAAATGGACTCATTTTATATCTTCCCTAACAATTCCAGCAACCAATAGACACTAATTAATAACAAACAACCAAAAGCATACTTTAAATTCTTGGTTTTCATACTACCCATGGTAAAACATTATAACCTGAGGGAAATTTGGACTGGAGGTCAGATGAAGTAAAGCTGCATCAAGTTCCTTCATGGAATCCTCATAATCAACAGAGTCCTGTAGACGTCTAAGCACCTATATTATACAGGACTAACTTGTTATTGCAGTTAAATTATGAAGCAATCTTGCATGATTGCACATAAGGACACAAAGATAGACAGCACATTGATTAAATTACAGGTAAacttggtaaaaaaaaaaaaccaaagcaGTTCAATTTCTTGAGCAAGTCTAGATAAAGTTAATGTGAGCATGACATGCAAGATACAGATAAAGAATGGAAGGATGGAGTATCACTGATTAAACAATCTCACAAGTGACCAACAACTCCAACTTAGGAGTTAGGAGCCTCAAaatcttcgcttctccttctttACAAAGCCAACAAACAATAGTAGGATAAATTAACAATCAAAAGTTGCTTGAGTACCTGTGTACAACACATACATTTCAAGAGAAGGAATGAAAAGTAAGATATTCCTTGTCACCCAGCTAGTCAATTATCTAAAAACCAATCAGCATTCACAAAATACAATAGCATAATACATTTGTTATTAACAAATTCAAATCACCAGATACATACTGATACTTTAGGTTAGATTAAATTCAATAAAACGACATCGCTTAGGGCAAACCCAGTCTATCTTATTCAACAACAAATCACTAAAGAGTAAGCAGGCTTAAAATCATGAGAAACAAAATTCAATTTTTTCATCAGAGGTAGGATGTCCATCAATTCTTCTCTCTGATCTCTTGACTTCTACAAAATACGCCACCATCCTATTTTAGGACAGGATTATATAAATCAACTGATAAGCGGTCATTGAAAATTGCCAAGGAAAACACAAAAGATTAACCAACCAACTTCAACATTACTTTCTTATGTTCTGGGGCACTATTGAATTACGTCAAACGTTAATTTTCTGAAATCAGTACAGCTGACAAACAATATCAGCTAAACTTAACTACATAAGAAATGAAAGAGGGTTCTCACATCTTCGAAGAATATGCCCCATCTCACGGCTTTCTTGATGTTCTCCACGTCCCAGGAGGCAGGAAGACCGGAAGACTGATACCCGGACGCAAGAATTAGTATATCCACAAATCCTTTGATCAGGACCAAGAGATCGTCCAAAGAAATATCCGGATGAGACCAACCCATCTCCCCAAGAGTGAGAGATTCCTATTGCAACGCCTCCGCTTCTACCACCATCCACACATCAAGAAAACGATTCGAACCATCGACTCCAGTCCATCGGAAACTACGCCGCCGGAACAAATGAAGAACTACCAACTTGTAAAATTTGCAAGCTTCACTCAATCAATAGGATGTCTCGCCAAATTGTAAGGGAGATGCAGCTATGCAAAGATCGCGCCTATCTGCTGCCCCTACTGCAGCGTTCTGCGGAGCGAGGTCCCAATCGAACTAGGGTTTTGCGAGGAGATTTGGCATTCTAGAAGAGGTCTTTCTCGATCTAGCGCTGTATATTGTGAAGGTAGGGGTTATGAGGGGATTAGGGTTTGTTTAGGTCAAGGGGTTACGGTCGGAGAATGAAATTTGAGAAGAGTGGAGGTGAAGCAGCacagagggaggaggaggagaagacctCAATCTCTTAAGGATGATCCTTTGACATGATAATCTCGATCTAGAAAAATTGCTAGCATCCATGAATTTAAGGCGACGAAGCGCATGAAATCAGAGATGCATGAAAAAACATTACATGTATTGAAGCTAACTTTCCAACGGCTACGAATTCAGAAATCACCAAATACACACCTGCACACATGCACCAGCTTTCACAAGTATGCATAAAACTAGCTGATAGACTGTATTTGATAGACAAAATAGTAaacaaaaaagataaattttctgCATGATAACACCATTTGGGGTGCCTTTGATATTTGATTGGGATTAAAATTGAAAtggattggaataaaaattaaaatagccATATTTCTTAATGTGTCTGGTTTATAGCTGAATCCAAACTCAAAATTGAAAAGgatttgaatattaaaaaaaaatcaaggttGAATTTTAGATGGTTGAAATATTCCTATTTCTTAGTATTgacatagaaataaaattttttataatcaaattgttaaaataaaaattactcaTTTTCACTCCCATGTTAAAGCTTCACCCCTCCCAGATCAATCATACTCTCGATGCTTTTGATATATGGGGTCGATATCCTCTCACTAATTtcatttatcaaatatagatataGAGACCATAAATATTTAAAACCTTCATAGCTAATACCACCGTGccaaagaaaaataatttcatgTCTTTATCTAAAGCACTATCGATTATTTTTTGATTACAAATTCCAAATATTGGAATgtctattaaaaattatttccaatcccaaaataaaaatataaattattttatgttccTTGCTGCAAATTTCATAATGTGACTATCTATTTGCAATCTTCATGTGAAATAGTCCAATGAAAAAATATTCGCAAGTTTTGAGCTGTTTACGAGATATAGGTATAGAGACCATTAATACTTAAGACCTTCATAGCTAATCCTACTATaccaaagaaaaataattttatgttccTATCTAAAGTACCattgattattttttgattataaattttaaatattgaaatgtgctaataaaaattatttctaatcccaaaataaaaataaaaattattttaattttgttgctATAAGTTTCATAATGTGGCTATCTATTTGCAATCTTCACATGAAATGttccaatgaaaaaatatttgcaaGCTTTGAGTGggttatgaattattttaaggccTCTATTTTAAGTTCCAAGTAAGCACGACAACTTATTTGCATCttctatatgaaaaaaaaaatttagaaaatatgattcttttatCTCTATAGATGAATTGTTTATTGTTTGTTTCATTTAAAAATCTGTTTATAAAATTCTACATGAACCTTTAgccacaaaaataaaaataaaaactaaatagCAATAGATGATATCTAGGTAGGTTAATGGTGCATATGCACATGGATGATATTATTAGTAGACTAAGCCTGATATTATTGATTATTATTTTAAGAAATATAGATATTAGTTcaccaaaatttttgaattttcatgAAAAAGGTTCATTATTTTTTACTTAAGttttgacaaacatttttcaacaacaacggaaatatagcaaagaaaatttTTGTTTTTAAGAAGTCAAATATTtcttaaattaaaacaaataataaattaaaaaataaataactaaatattataatattcgtTTTTTCTCAAGAGCAAAACGATTATGATAAAAAGTGAGGAGAAAATATGTGAAGGGTTACATATCTGCTCGGATTCTGATTTGAGTCGCGTGCTGGCCCATGTCCGCATAGAAGTTCTGGTACGGCAAGGTCAAAACGGTAAATTTTGAAGCCGAACCAGTGAAACCCTAGAAAGCGTTCTATAAAACCTCGCACTCGGCCTTCTTGAGCTTCCGGCGTCGCAGATCCTGTCTCCTCCAAGATGTCGAAGCGAGGTAacgcccccctctctctctctctctctctctccacctcTCAGGCCGCTAAGTTTTTTATCTCCTTTTCTTCCATCTATTGCAATCTGATTAGGGTTTTAGGATTCGATTCTTCTAGCCACATGAATCGCGGTCATGTCGTCGGATCTTGTTTGTCTGGTCGAAGATGACTACAGATTGTCGCGGTACTGACTTTATTGTTTTGGGTCTTTAATTTCCTGTAGCTTTAGAGAAACCAGATAGACAGATGTAAAAGCCTGAACAAGTCCAATCTTTGCTGGACAAATGTGTCCTTTTTTGGGACCGTTGTAAGGCTTGATCCTTTGTCGAGTcaatcaattttcttttcttttttttttaattgtcatTGAAATTTTGATCCGTTGTATTCCACCTTTCTCGTGAAAAGTTTTTGTTTTGTTAGATTTTCTAGATATCATCCTATCAATCTTAGGTTTGTTTCttattagaaaatttatttttttcagagtTTACGATGTTATTTGGATACTCATGGGAGGCTAGTTGCTGTCAAGACTGTTAGGTTTCTATtggtttatgatttttttttttttggtagtatAAGCATTCTACGGAGTGAAACCTGTGATCTTGCATTTTCTAATTCCGTATTCAAGTTCCTATTTAAACCAAAAGGactttttattgaatttatccgTTTTATATTCGTGAATTGCAATTATTTGTTGTTGGTGTATGTTTTATGTTATAAT is a genomic window containing:
- the LOC105055758 gene encoding uncharacterized protein isoform X2, translated to MGWSHPDISLDDLLVLIKGFVDILILASGYQSSGLPASWDVENIKKAVRWGIFFEDVLRRLQDSVDYEDSMKELDAALLHLTSSPNFPQGLVHISSATLSKGRDLILEHLLQTHPLEAAHITSLLTATVELDIDNLTNTDNDGLNMYMDRLMLHLESHNLISIPKDMFKKSLASSATADLKISDSVCNTGSPRKSYIGSEECNFTDHSYFLIEELLKRQALISRVSSAERGLDTLLKIVARDNIVRSQKNALEETLSVDMSLKGAAMKFGSDGSGLVSMLLICIHSSFWKRNEMLSEFSLWDQWRSRCLSYLLDKRTIRMLSGANLIFSASKVQWIRVFEPLKVSLDVKNDNLLEIMEISLLGFISSRWNSLIECFISQTYNFLPISKQYSDLQYLLQGNSLCVHSKKEAMNSKERDILEYVTPLLSSQPHKLWLLPPVLAAAAIPSWSILFRIYLNEIEKQFSGACSQIRYCGCNQDGKEHRACEVAERIRCLYVVHIQNSHLMSDDFNARS
- the LOC105055758 gene encoding uncharacterized protein isoform X3, with amino-acid sequence MGWSHPDISLDDLLVLIKGFVDILILASGYQSSGLPASWDVENIKKAVRWGIFFEDVLRRLQDSVDYEDSMKELDAALLHLTSSPNFPQGLVHISSATLSKGRDLILEHLLQTHPLEAAHITSLLTATVELDIDNLTNTDNDGLNMYMDRLMLHLESHNLISIPKDMFKKSLASSATADLKISDSVCNTGSPRKSYIGSEECNFTDHSYFLIEELLKRQALISRVSSAERGLDTLLKIVARDNIVRSQKNALEETLSVDMSLKSTEMLSEFSLWDQWRSRCLSYLLDKRTIRMLSGANLIFSASKVQWIRVFEPLKVSLDVKNDNLLEIMEISLLGFISSRWNSLIECFISQTYNFLPISKQYSDLQYLLQGNSLCVHSKKEAMNSKVAWEKATGTNVEKKLLEQMVERFNMERDILEYVTPLLSSQPHKLWLLPPVLAAAAIPSWSILFRIYLNEIEKQFSGACSQIRYCGCNQDGKEHRACEVAERIRCLYVVHIQNSHLMSDDFNARS